From a single Micromonospora carbonacea genomic region:
- a CDS encoding SGNH/GDSL hydrolase family protein: MLLGAGQRVVFIGDSITDCGRRDHAAPYGDGYLSLVRAFVDARYPERELTWVNRGVGGDTIRDLAARWDADAIAERPDWLCVMVGINDIWRAFSPGQEAEAVPIDEYERTLRALLRRAVTATGCRLVLADPFLIEADVDEPQRAETDRYAAVVAAVAKDFEAVHVATQAAFDRVLAHSPSSRWADDRVHPGLPGHAVIADAFLAAFDA, translated from the coding sequence ATGCTGCTGGGTGCCGGTCAACGGGTCGTGTTCATCGGGGACAGCATCACCGACTGCGGCCGGCGCGACCACGCCGCCCCCTACGGCGACGGCTACCTGAGCCTGGTCCGCGCGTTCGTCGACGCCCGCTACCCGGAGCGCGAGCTGACCTGGGTCAACCGGGGCGTCGGCGGCGACACGATACGCGACCTCGCCGCCCGCTGGGACGCCGACGCCATCGCCGAGCGCCCCGACTGGCTCTGCGTGATGGTCGGCATCAACGACATCTGGCGCGCGTTCAGCCCCGGCCAGGAGGCCGAGGCCGTGCCGATCGACGAATACGAGCGCACCCTGCGCGCCCTGCTGCGCCGCGCCGTGACCGCCACCGGTTGCCGGCTGGTGCTGGCCGACCCGTTCCTCATCGAGGCCGACGTCGACGAGCCGCAGCGCGCCGAGACCGATCGCTACGCGGCGGTGGTGGCCGCCGTCGCCAAGGACTTCGAGGCCGTGCACGTCGCCACCCAGGCGGCCTTCGACCGGGTGCTGGCGCACAGCCCGTCGAGCCGCTGGGCCGACGACCGGGTCCACCCGGGACTGCCGGGCCACGCGGTGATCGCGGACGCCTTCCTGGCCGCCTTCGACG
- a CDS encoding HelD family protein: MLYDRLDGLREQSARRLAEQLRAGGGTQQARSQRDSAVKMYAEQVEQYSAVENGLCFGRLDTDDDARHYIGRIGIFDTSGDYDPLLMDWRAPAARAFYLATAANPQGVRRRRHLRTRQRKVVALNDEVLDLATASPTAHEELTGEASLLAALNAGRTGRMRDIVETIQAEQDRIIRADLPGTLVVQGGPGTGKTAVALHRAAYLLYTHRRELATRGVLLVGPNETFLRYISQVLPALAETGVLLRTPGDLFPGVSARRAEPARTAALKGRAEMTQVLAAAVRDRQWVPDEPLEIEVEREVLPLAPETVRTARDRARRSGRPHNLARAVFDVEVVHALAAQVAERIGADPLGGANLLEEADVAEIRRELREEPGVRAALDQLWPVLTPQRLLADLYADPDRIAAATPGWTDADRAALRREPGGWTPADVPLLDEAAELLGEDDRAAEARRARLRALQREYAEGVLEIARGSRSIDVEDEAEGGEILGVADLLDADRLLERQESSDGLTTAQRAAADRSWAFGHVIVDEAQELSPMAWRLLMRRCPSRSMTIVGDVAQTGALAGTPSWGEALEPYVAQRWRLEELTVSYRTPAEIMSVAAGVLAEIDPHLRPPRSVRRSGVPPWERAVDGGRLAGELADAAVAEAADLTDGRLGVIVPAGRVDALGPALLAVLPEAAVGDHPELESRVVLLTVAQAKGLEFDTVLVVDPDGIVAESPRGHSDLYVALTRATQRLGVLRPA, encoded by the coding sequence ATGCTCTACGACCGGCTGGACGGCCTGCGGGAACAGTCCGCCCGGCGGCTCGCCGAACAGCTCCGCGCCGGCGGCGGCACCCAGCAGGCGCGGTCCCAGCGCGACAGCGCCGTGAAGATGTACGCCGAGCAGGTCGAGCAGTACTCCGCCGTGGAGAACGGGCTGTGCTTCGGCCGGCTGGACACCGACGACGACGCCCGCCACTACATCGGCCGGATCGGGATCTTCGACACCAGCGGCGACTACGATCCGCTGCTGATGGACTGGCGGGCCCCGGCCGCCCGCGCCTTCTACCTGGCCACCGCCGCCAACCCGCAGGGCGTGCGGCGACGCCGGCACCTGCGTACCCGGCAGCGGAAGGTGGTCGCCCTCAACGACGAGGTGCTCGACCTCGCCACCGCCTCCCCCACCGCCCACGAGGAGCTGACCGGCGAGGCGTCCCTGCTCGCCGCGCTCAACGCCGGGCGCACCGGCCGGATGCGCGACATCGTCGAGACGATCCAGGCCGAGCAGGACCGGATCATCCGCGCCGACCTGCCCGGGACCCTGGTCGTGCAGGGCGGCCCCGGCACCGGCAAGACCGCCGTCGCCCTGCACCGGGCGGCCTACCTGCTCTACACCCACCGACGGGAGCTGGCCACCCGGGGCGTGCTGCTGGTCGGCCCGAACGAGACGTTCCTGCGCTACATCTCCCAGGTGCTGCCGGCGCTGGCCGAGACGGGCGTGCTGCTGCGTACCCCCGGGGACCTGTTCCCCGGCGTCAGCGCCCGCCGGGCGGAGCCGGCGCGGACGGCGGCGCTCAAGGGCCGGGCGGAGATGACGCAGGTGCTGGCCGCAGCCGTGCGGGACCGGCAGTGGGTGCCCGACGAACCGCTGGAGATCGAGGTCGAGCGGGAGGTGCTGCCGCTGGCCCCGGAGACCGTGCGGACCGCCCGGGACCGGGCCCGCCGCTCCGGACGGCCGCACAACCTGGCCCGCGCGGTCTTCGACGTCGAGGTCGTGCACGCCCTCGCCGCCCAGGTCGCCGAGCGCATCGGCGCGGACCCGCTCGGCGGGGCCAACCTCCTGGAGGAGGCCGACGTCGCGGAGATCCGCCGGGAGCTGCGCGAGGAGCCCGGGGTGCGGGCCGCGCTGGACCAGCTCTGGCCGGTGCTCACCCCGCAGCGCCTGCTCGCCGACCTGTACGCCGACCCGGACCGCATCGCCGCCGCCACGCCCGGCTGGACCGACGCCGACCGGGCGGCGCTGCGCCGCGAGCCGGGCGGCTGGACGCCGGCCGACGTGCCGCTGCTGGACGAGGCCGCCGAGCTGCTCGGCGAGGACGACCGGGCCGCCGAGGCCCGCCGGGCCCGCCTGCGCGCCCTGCAACGCGAGTACGCCGAAGGCGTGCTGGAGATCGCCCGGGGCTCCCGGTCGATCGACGTGGAGGACGAGGCGGAGGGCGGCGAGATCCTCGGGGTGGCCGACCTGCTGGACGCCGACCGGCTGCTGGAGCGGCAGGAGTCCAGCGACGGGCTGACCACCGCCCAGCGGGCCGCCGCCGACCGGAGCTGGGCGTTCGGGCACGTCATCGTCGACGAGGCGCAGGAGCTGTCGCCGATGGCCTGGCGGCTGCTGATGCGCCGCTGCCCCAGCCGGTCCATGACGATCGTCGGGGACGTGGCGCAGACCGGCGCGCTCGCCGGCACCCCGTCGTGGGGCGAGGCGCTGGAGCCGTACGTGGCGCAGCGGTGGCGGCTGGAGGAGCTGACGGTCAGCTACCGCACCCCCGCCGAGATCATGTCGGTGGCGGCCGGGGTGCTGGCCGAGATCGACCCGCACCTGCGCCCGCCCCGCTCGGTGCGCCGCAGCGGGGTGCCGCCGTGGGAACGCGCGGTCGACGGGGGCCGGCTGGCCGGCGAGCTGGCCGACGCCGCCGTCGCCGAGGCTGCCGACCTGACCGACGGGCGGCTCGGGGTGATCGTGCCCGCCGGCCGGGTCGACGCGCTGGGCCCGGCGCTGCTGGCGGTCCTGCCCGAGGCGGCCGTCGGCGACCACCCGGAGTTGGAGAGCCGGGTGGTGCTGCTGACGGTGGCCCAGGCCAAGGGGCTGGAGTTCGACACCGTCCTGGTGGTCGACCCGGACGGGATCGTCGCGGAGTCGCCACGCGGGCACAGCGACCTCTACGTCGCGCTGACCCGCGCCACCCAGCGCCTCGGCGTCCTGCGACCCGCCTGA
- a CDS encoding sporulation protein — protein sequence MVFKKMLSAFGVGGPTVDTVLANPNTRPGLALDGRVNLVGGEAPAAIEQIAVGLVTRVEIESGDSEYAGIMEFHRMPVSGAFELAPKQQLSIPFQLPVPWETPITDVYGQRLHGMTMGLRTEVAVARAVDKSDLDQVAVHPLPVQERILEAFARLGFRFKGADLERGHIHGVQQTLPFYQEIEYFAAPQYAQVINEVELTFVTSQQGIDVILECDKRGGFLSAGHDVFGRYTVSHADADRVDWAQVVDGWLKETTSRYGGLRAQGFGAPQGYPPQHGYPMQHGHGRGRGPGMGGIVAGAALGAVGGMVAGEMIEDAIEGDFAEDWGFGEE from the coding sequence ATGGTCTTCAAGAAGATGTTGAGCGCGTTCGGGGTGGGCGGTCCGACCGTGGACACCGTTCTCGCGAACCCGAACACCCGGCCCGGTCTGGCCCTCGACGGCCGGGTCAACCTGGTCGGCGGGGAGGCCCCGGCCGCCATCGAGCAGATCGCCGTCGGCCTGGTCACCCGTGTCGAGATCGAGAGCGGCGACAGCGAGTACGCGGGCATCATGGAGTTCCACCGGATGCCGGTCAGCGGGGCCTTCGAGCTCGCCCCGAAGCAGCAGCTGTCGATCCCGTTCCAGCTCCCGGTGCCGTGGGAGACCCCGATCACCGACGTGTACGGCCAGCGCCTGCACGGCATGACCATGGGGCTGCGCACCGAGGTGGCGGTGGCCCGGGCCGTCGACAAGAGCGACCTCGACCAGGTGGCGGTGCACCCGCTGCCGGTGCAGGAGCGGATCCTGGAGGCGTTCGCCCGGCTCGGCTTCCGGTTCAAGGGCGCCGACCTGGAGCGCGGCCACATCCACGGCGTGCAGCAGACGCTGCCCTTCTACCAGGAGATCGAGTACTTCGCGGCCCCGCAGTACGCGCAGGTCATCAACGAGGTCGAGCTGACGTTCGTCACCAGCCAGCAGGGCATCGACGTGATCCTTGAGTGCGACAAGCGGGGCGGCTTCCTCAGCGCCGGCCACGACGTCTTCGGGCGCTACACGGTCTCGCACGCCGACGCCGACCGCGTCGACTGGGCGCAGGTGGTCGACGGCTGGCTGAAGGAGACCACGTCGCGCTACGGCGGCCTGCGCGCCCAGGGCTTCGGGGCCCCGCAGGGCTACCCGCCGCAGCACGGCTACCCGATGCAGCACGGCCACGGTCGCGGCCGGGGTCCCGGGATGGGCGGGATCGTCGCCGGGGCGGCGCTCGGCGCGGTCGGCGGGATGGTCGCCGGCGAGATGATCGAGGACGCCATCGAGGGCGACTTCGCCGAGGACTGGGGCTTCGGCGAGGAGTAG